In the genome of Vibrio sp. NTOU-M3, one region contains:
- a CDS encoding YbaN family protein, with protein MVGGLSLCLGILGIFLPLLPTTPFLLLASACFMRSSPTFHRWLHQHPTFGPILDNWQQHKAVTRKVKIRGAAFIILSFSFSIWFAPHMWLKILLLALFVGVLSWFIRLPVMERLAERRGNT; from the coding sequence ATTGTTGGTGGGCTTAGTTTGTGCCTTGGCATACTAGGCATCTTCCTTCCTCTTCTACCAACAACGCCATTTTTGTTGCTTGCGAGTGCATGCTTCATGCGCAGCAGTCCAACCTTTCATCGTTGGTTACATCAACACCCTACCTTTGGCCCCATTCTGGATAATTGGCAACAACACAAAGCCGTAACTCGTAAAGTGAAAATACGCGGAGCAGCATTCATCATTTTGAGTTTCAGTTTCTCGATCTGGTTTGCCCCCCATATGTGGTTAAAAATTCTGCTGTTAGCATTGTTTGTTGGAGTGCTTAGCTGGTTTATTCGTTTGCCTGTGATGGAGCGCCTTGCAGAGCGTCGGGGAAACACATAA
- a CDS encoding response regulator — protein sequence MQKTYETATALSANKLLGNKLIMVVDDDPVFRRITSGFLIAQGYDVMEAENGLEALKKLRTAEPDLVLCDLSMPVLDGIELVEEVSLEYPSLPLIVVSATDEMADVARALRYGIKDFLPKPISNHEHLASAIENTLDDSYDHLSDQRDFASQWFRVESGDMPEEQELHWHLEYLQEHPSAAKDLLHALLPEKDTSQGDWKCCYRLLQSADIMPLVFDYAWLMNGQFAFYLVDSNSETGAATTLLIRALFHDYLRNLKCFNADLKDIAYMLEKGMKCTEGVSPVRAMFGVADLCTSKISILPAGLEGQWSNGYTSHHITEGVKLGENCAKNFITSDLPIQSACQLSLNSLGSVSFSLDIYKGGRA from the coding sequence ATGCAGAAAACATACGAAACGGCGACTGCACTCTCGGCGAATAAATTACTCGGTAATAAGCTGATTATGGTGGTTGATGACGATCCGGTTTTCCGGAGGATTACCAGCGGATTCCTTATTGCTCAGGGTTATGACGTCATGGAAGCAGAAAACGGGTTAGAGGCGTTGAAGAAACTTCGAACCGCTGAACCTGACTTGGTGCTTTGTGATTTATCGATGCCCGTTCTTGATGGTATCGAACTCGTTGAAGAAGTTAGCCTAGAATACCCATCTTTACCGCTCATTGTGGTATCGGCGACGGATGAAATGGCCGATGTTGCTCGGGCATTACGCTATGGCATCAAAGACTTTCTCCCGAAACCGATCAGTAATCATGAGCATCTCGCTAGTGCAATAGAAAATACACTGGACGACAGCTATGACCATCTTTCTGATCAGCGTGATTTTGCCAGCCAATGGTTCCGTGTTGAAAGTGGTGATATGCCAGAAGAGCAAGAGCTGCACTGGCACCTTGAGTATTTACAAGAGCACCCAAGCGCTGCAAAAGACTTACTTCATGCGCTACTCCCAGAAAAAGACACCTCTCAAGGGGATTGGAAATGTTGTTATCGATTGCTGCAGTCTGCCGACATCATGCCTCTGGTGTTTGATTATGCTTGGCTTATGAATGGGCAGTTTGCTTTCTATTTAGTGGATTCTAATAGTGAAACTGGAGCGGCAACGACGCTGTTAATTCGAGCCTTGTTCCATGATTATCTACGTAATTTAAAATGCTTTAATGCGGATCTCAAAGACATTGCCTATATGTTGGAGAAAGGCATGAAGTGTACAGAGGGCGTCAGCCCAGTTAGAGCAATGTTTGGTGTGGCTGATTTGTGCACCAGTAAAATTTCAATATTACCTGCAGGGCTTGAAGGGCAATGGTCGAATGGCTATACCTCTCATCATATTACAGAAGGGGTGAAGCTCGGAGAGAATTGTGCGAAGAACTTTATCACTTCAGATCTACCGATACAGTCAGCGTGTCAATTATCTCTTAATAGCCTTGGTTCGGTCAGCTTTAGTCTTGATATTTACAAAGGTGGTAGAGCTTGA
- a CDS encoding LysR family transcriptional regulator, with protein sequence MKLDDLNLFRLVVENGSYTATSRKTMIPVATITRRIQALEDSLNLRLLNRHARKLSLTEAGERFFNECSPLLQRLSSTAEEITDECRGASGKIRISSPSNLTKRMMMPMFNAFMMQYPDINIELTTSDHADQLDPTEWDVIFRVGPQRDSSLIARKISSVKDILVASPIYLNNTQAPKHAEDLHNHSLLKGHPLLKWQLTDSNGETVVNNEKGRFQSNTLNVVRSACSEGLGITLMPDVMIREYIEDGSLVRVLNDWSANPRDIYMLYNHKDHLPEKVRLFIDFVIAYNIH encoded by the coding sequence ATGAAATTAGATGATCTCAACCTATTTAGACTTGTCGTCGAAAATGGGAGCTACACTGCAACTTCACGCAAGACTATGATACCTGTCGCCACCATTACTCGACGCATTCAGGCATTAGAAGACTCGCTTAATTTACGCTTGTTAAATCGTCACGCGCGTAAGCTTTCCCTTACAGAAGCGGGAGAAAGATTTTTTAACGAATGTTCTCCTCTGCTACAGCGATTATCTTCAACCGCCGAAGAGATCACTGATGAATGTCGCGGAGCCTCGGGCAAAATACGTATTTCCTCTCCGTCGAATCTGACTAAACGTATGATGATGCCAATGTTCAATGCATTTATGATGCAATACCCAGACATCAACATAGAACTGACCACCAGTGACCATGCGGATCAGCTAGACCCAACTGAGTGGGATGTTATTTTCCGAGTTGGACCACAGCGTGACTCAAGTTTAATCGCTCGTAAAATCAGCTCGGTGAAGGATATTTTGGTAGCGAGTCCAATCTACCTCAATAACACCCAAGCCCCCAAGCACGCAGAAGATTTACACAACCATTCTCTACTGAAAGGCCACCCTCTGCTGAAATGGCAGCTGACTGACAGCAATGGTGAAACGGTGGTTAACAATGAAAAAGGGCGTTTTCAGTCTAATACTCTCAATGTAGTAAGAAGCGCCTGTTCAGAGGGTTTAGGTATTACCTTAATGCCAGATGTGATGATTCGAGAATACATTGAGGATGGAAGTCTGGTCCGTGTACTAAATGATTGGAGTGCTAACCCTCGCGACATCTACATGTTGTATAACCACAAAGATCATCTCCCTGAAAAGGTACGTCTGTTCATCGATTTTGTGATTGCATACAACATTCATTAA
- a CDS encoding NAD(P)H nitroreductase, with protein MDALDLLLNRRSIAKLSAPAPEGEVLENIIRAGLRAPDHAGLTPWRFVIAQGEGLQKLSDLLVNAAQAEDSDEAVIEKVKGAPFRAPMVITVIAKVTEHEKVPALEQYLSAGCAVQAMQMAAVAQGFQGFWRSGKWMFHKAVHEAFGLEGEDEIVGFLYLGTSGCTAMKVPERDLSKFVEFL; from the coding sequence ATGGACGCTTTGGATTTACTGTTAAACCGACGTTCTATCGCCAAACTATCAGCACCTGCGCCTGAAGGGGAGGTGTTAGAGAACATTATTCGTGCTGGTCTTAGAGCTCCTGATCACGCCGGTCTAACCCCTTGGCGATTTGTGATCGCGCAAGGTGAAGGTTTACAAAAGCTGTCAGATCTTCTTGTGAACGCTGCACAAGCAGAAGACAGTGATGAAGCTGTAATAGAAAAGGTTAAGGGAGCCCCTTTTCGTGCGCCGATGGTGATCACGGTTATCGCTAAGGTTACAGAGCACGAGAAAGTACCAGCGCTAGAACAATATCTTTCAGCGGGGTGCGCGGTACAAGCGATGCAAATGGCTGCTGTTGCTCAAGGCTTTCAGGGTTTTTGGCGCTCAGGGAAATGGATGTTCCATAAAGCGGTGCATGAAGCTTTTGGTTTGGAAGGAGAGGACGAGATTGTCGGCTTCTTATATTTAGGGACTTCAGGGTGCACCGCTATGAAGGTACCTGAGCGGGATTTGAGTAAATTTGTCGAGTTCCTGTGA
- the fadJ gene encoding fatty acid oxidation complex subunit alpha FadJ, producing the protein MSDVKAFSLNIDDNRIAWLAIDVPGEKMNTLQAAFAQEMQSIFECLSEQKDTLKGMIIHSLKPDNFIAGADVRMLDACQSASEAQALATQGQQMFQQLSDLPFPVVAAIHGPCLGGGLELALACDYRVCSDSDKTRLGLPEVQLGLLPGSGGTQRLPRLIGLLPSLDMILTGKQLRAKKAKKLGVVDASVPETILLDVAKSMLEKGKRKLTKQSSAKEKLVAQTGLGRKVIFDQAAKKTHEKTRGNYPAADAILAVIRHGLEKGMTQGLALEAERFGELVITDESKALRSIFFATTEMKKEHGSDAQPAHVSRVGVLGGGLMGAGISHVSVTKAKVPVRIKDVTNDGVLNALKYNYKLFEKQKKRRVLSKAQLEANMMQLSGGTDFTSFQHMDVVIEAVFEDLDLKQKMVADMEANAGETTIFATNTSSLPIHQIAAKAERPENVIGLHYFSPVEKMPLVEVIPHETTSDETISTVVELARKQGKTPIVVKDSAGFYVNRILAPYMNEAAQVLMSGEPIEHLDVSLLNFGFPVGPITLLDEVGVDIGAKIMPILVSELGDRFKGPDVFDTLLNDGRKGRKSGKGFYTYKGKKKEVDKTVYKLLGLTPEPKMSEEDIALRCVLPMLNEAVRCLDEGIIRSPRDGDIGAIFGIGFPPFLGGPFRYMDQLGIKNVVETMNQFAQKYGERFAPCDGLLTRAGLEERFYK; encoded by the coding sequence ATGAGTGATGTTAAAGCGTTTTCTTTAAATATCGATGACAACCGTATCGCTTGGCTAGCTATTGATGTTCCCGGCGAAAAAATGAACACGTTACAAGCCGCTTTTGCACAAGAGATGCAATCAATTTTTGAATGCCTAAGTGAACAAAAAGATACGTTGAAGGGGATGATCATTCATTCTCTTAAGCCGGATAATTTTATCGCTGGTGCAGATGTTCGTATGTTAGATGCATGTCAGTCGGCTTCAGAAGCACAAGCTTTAGCCACACAAGGGCAGCAGATGTTTCAGCAGCTATCGGATCTGCCGTTTCCTGTGGTCGCAGCAATTCATGGCCCCTGTCTAGGGGGAGGGCTTGAACTGGCTCTGGCTTGTGATTATCGGGTGTGCAGTGATTCGGATAAAACGCGGCTCGGTTTACCTGAAGTTCAGCTAGGATTATTGCCGGGATCTGGTGGGACGCAGCGTCTTCCTCGTCTTATAGGATTGCTGCCTTCATTGGATATGATTCTGACAGGTAAACAATTACGAGCGAAAAAAGCGAAAAAGCTTGGTGTGGTAGATGCTTCAGTTCCTGAAACAATTTTGCTCGATGTGGCAAAAAGTATGCTTGAAAAAGGTAAGCGCAAGCTTACCAAACAAAGCTCTGCGAAAGAGAAGCTCGTGGCACAGACAGGGTTAGGGCGCAAAGTCATTTTTGATCAAGCTGCAAAGAAAACCCATGAAAAAACACGGGGAAACTATCCGGCTGCCGATGCCATTTTGGCTGTGATTCGGCATGGCTTAGAAAAAGGGATGACGCAAGGGTTAGCGTTAGAAGCTGAGCGGTTTGGTGAGTTGGTCATTACCGATGAATCAAAAGCATTACGTTCAATTTTCTTTGCTACGACGGAAATGAAAAAAGAACATGGTAGTGATGCCCAACCTGCGCATGTAAGCCGTGTCGGCGTTTTAGGCGGTGGCTTGATGGGGGCGGGTATTAGTCATGTGAGTGTGACAAAAGCCAAAGTGCCAGTGCGCATCAAAGACGTAACTAATGATGGTGTTCTAAACGCATTGAAATACAACTATAAACTGTTCGAAAAGCAGAAAAAGCGTCGTGTTTTGTCAAAAGCGCAACTGGAAGCCAACATGATGCAGTTGTCTGGTGGTACGGATTTCACCAGTTTTCAGCATATGGATGTGGTGATTGAGGCGGTGTTTGAAGATTTGGATCTCAAGCAAAAAATGGTTGCAGACATGGAAGCCAATGCAGGTGAGACGACAATTTTTGCAACCAATACTTCTTCGCTTCCTATCCATCAAATCGCGGCCAAAGCGGAAAGGCCTGAGAATGTGATTGGTCTGCACTATTTCAGCCCAGTGGAAAAAATGCCGCTTGTGGAAGTGATCCCTCATGAAACAACGTCTGATGAGACAATATCCACCGTTGTTGAGTTGGCGAGAAAACAGGGCAAGACACCAATCGTTGTAAAAGACAGTGCAGGCTTTTATGTAAATCGAATTTTAGCGCCATATATGAACGAAGCAGCCCAAGTTTTGATGTCGGGTGAGCCTATTGAACATTTGGACGTCTCTCTGCTCAACTTTGGTTTCCCTGTTGGACCAATCACATTATTGGATGAGGTCGGCGTCGACATTGGTGCTAAAATCATGCCGATATTAGTGAGTGAGCTAGGCGATCGCTTTAAGGGGCCAGATGTATTTGACACCTTGCTCAATGATGGGCGTAAAGGCCGAAAGAGCGGCAAAGGCTTTTACACCTATAAAGGAAAGAAAAAGGAAGTCGACAAGACGGTATATAAATTACTTGGTTTGACGCCGGAACCTAAAATGTCTGAAGAAGATATCGCTTTGCGTTGTGTTCTTCCGATGCTAAATGAAGCGGTTCGCTGTCTAGATGAAGGGATCATTCGAAGCCCGAGAGACGGTGATATCGGGGCTATTTTTGGTATTGGTTTCCCACCGTTCTTAGGGGGGCCATTCCGTTATATGGATCAACTCGGAATAAAAAATGTGGTTGAGACGATGAACCAATTTGCCCAGAAATACGGTGAACGGTTCGCGCCATGTGATGGTTTGTTAACCCGAGCAGGGCTCGAAGAACGCTTCTACAAATAA
- the fadI gene encoding acetyl-CoA C-acyltransferase FadI, giving the protein MGKQEVKTRGGERVAIVAGLRTPFARQSTEFSQVPAVDLGKMVVSELLARTDIDPKLIEQVVFGQVVQMPEAPNIAREIVLGTGMHVHTDAYSVTRACATSFQSAVNVAESIMAGSIDVGIAGGADSSSVLPIGVSKKLAANLLALSKTKTLGQKLKLLKSLSLKDLMPVPPAVAEYSTGLSMGQTAEQMAKSHGISREEQDAFAHRSHTLASQAWNDGHIEGEVMTAFPAPYKKWIAQDNNIRHDSTIEGYAKLRPAFDRQYGSVTAANSTPLTDGAAAIILMREGKAKELGLEVMGYIRSYAFSAIGVESDMLMGPSYSTPIALDRAGITLNDLTLIDMHEAFAAQTLSNVKMFGSEKFAREQLGRTKAIGEIDMDKFNVLGGSIAYGHPFAATGARMITQTLRELKRRGGGLALNTACAAGGLGAAMILEVE; this is encoded by the coding sequence ATGGGCAAGCAGGAAGTCAAAACACGCGGAGGTGAGCGTGTGGCTATCGTTGCTGGGTTACGAACGCCTTTTGCGCGCCAGAGCACCGAATTTAGTCAGGTACCCGCAGTTGATTTAGGCAAAATGGTGGTGAGTGAACTACTCGCTAGAACCGATATTGACCCTAAATTAATCGAGCAAGTCGTGTTTGGGCAGGTGGTGCAAATGCCTGAAGCTCCAAATATTGCACGAGAAATTGTGTTGGGGACAGGAATGCATGTTCATACCGATGCGTACAGTGTAACTCGTGCTTGCGCGACGAGTTTCCAATCAGCTGTGAATGTCGCGGAAAGTATCATGGCAGGGAGTATCGATGTAGGTATTGCCGGCGGTGCAGATTCTTCCTCAGTATTACCAATTGGCGTCTCTAAAAAACTGGCGGCGAATTTATTAGCCTTGAGTAAGACGAAGACGTTAGGTCAAAAACTTAAGTTACTAAAATCTCTTTCGTTAAAAGACTTGATGCCCGTTCCTCCTGCTGTTGCCGAGTATTCAACTGGGCTTTCTATGGGGCAAACCGCTGAACAAATGGCAAAATCACACGGTATTAGCCGTGAAGAGCAAGATGCGTTTGCACATCGTTCACATACCTTAGCTTCTCAGGCTTGGAATGATGGCCACATCGAAGGGGAAGTGATGACGGCTTTTCCTGCGCCTTATAAAAAATGGATTGCACAGGATAATAATATCCGCCATGACTCAACCATTGAAGGATATGCCAAACTACGCCCAGCATTTGATCGCCAGTATGGCAGTGTCACGGCCGCGAACAGCACACCATTAACCGATGGTGCAGCGGCCATCATTCTGATGCGAGAAGGGAAAGCAAAGGAGCTTGGACTCGAAGTCATGGGATATATCCGCTCATACGCATTTTCAGCGATTGGAGTTGAAAGTGACATGTTGATGGGACCTTCTTATTCGACACCAATTGCGCTTGACCGAGCGGGAATTACATTAAATGACTTAACGTTGATTGATATGCATGAGGCGTTTGCCGCTCAAACGCTTTCAAATGTGAAGATGTTTGGGAGCGAAAAATTTGCACGGGAGCAATTAGGTCGTACGAAAGCCATCGGTGAAATAGATATGGATAAATTCAACGTGCTTGGCGGTTCAATCGCCTATGGCCATCCATTTGCCGCAACGGGCGCTCGGATGATCACGCAAACTTTGCGTGAGCTAAAACGTCGAGGCGGTGGACTTGCATTGAATACCGCTTGTGCTGCTGGTGGTTTGGGTGCTGCAATGATATTGGAGGTCGAATAA
- a CDS encoding sigma-70 family RNA polymerase sigma factor, protein MDRQRKYEALVRAYHRDLYRYAYWLCKDQSIAEDLVQETCLRAWKSLDSLQDEKAAKSWLITILRRENARRFERKQLDLVDIDDFGNDAKVSDEPHHRSEWVQAQIMKLEDDYREPLFLQVVGGFSGEEIGQILNLNKNTVMTRLFRARNQLKEMLDSENGQRGQQNG, encoded by the coding sequence ATGGACAGACAAAGAAAATATGAAGCGCTTGTTCGAGCCTATCATAGAGATCTATATCGATACGCATACTGGTTGTGTAAAGATCAATCCATTGCTGAAGACTTAGTTCAGGAAACGTGTCTTCGTGCGTGGAAATCACTAGATAGCTTACAAGATGAAAAGGCCGCTAAATCTTGGCTCATTACTATATTGAGACGTGAAAATGCCCGCCGCTTCGAACGAAAACAACTTGATTTGGTTGATATCGATGATTTTGGCAATGATGCCAAGGTCAGTGATGAGCCTCACCACCGTAGTGAGTGGGTTCAAGCCCAAATCATGAAATTGGAAGATGATTATCGCGAACCGTTATTTCTTCAAGTCGTTGGTGGCTTTAGTGGAGAAGAAATTGGTCAGATACTCAATCTGAATAAAAACACGGTAATGACGCGTCTATTTAGAGCTCGCAATCAGCTCAAAGAGATGTTGGATTCCGAAAACGGCCAGAGAGGGCAGCAAAATGGATGA
- a CDS encoding DUF3379 domain-containing protein — protein sequence MDDLEFRRRIMSDPKKRDNDILEAIRSSEKNSKFVDDIMDLDAQIAKAMNVDVPDDLADRILFNQTSAPENNVVKPNFARKAMAMAASVAFVAGLLVGQINWGNVIVSPAQASLANTAVQHVLDENAFIAPLDEQVNVSQINAKMQPFAKELDNDFPYHVYYLNHCGFGDSHAVHMVFKGVEGKVTLFLTPTPSKSTFDFEKQGMSGIVEPVGNNSMIIVGEQGEDVAKIAERIAKIIKPMG from the coding sequence ATGGATGATTTAGAGTTTCGCCGCCGAATTATGTCCGATCCAAAGAAACGGGATAACGACATACTAGAAGCTATTCGCTCAAGTGAAAAAAATAGCAAATTTGTCGATGACATCATGGATCTAGACGCTCAAATTGCGAAGGCAATGAATGTCGATGTCCCCGATGATTTGGCAGATAGGATCTTATTCAACCAAACATCAGCACCTGAAAACAACGTTGTTAAGCCTAACTTTGCACGTAAAGCCATGGCAATGGCTGCCTCTGTTGCATTTGTTGCTGGATTATTGGTTGGGCAGATCAATTGGGGAAATGTCATTGTTTCTCCGGCTCAAGCAAGCCTTGCCAATACGGCAGTACAACATGTTTTGGATGAAAACGCCTTTATCGCGCCGTTAGATGAACAAGTAAACGTGTCTCAAATCAATGCGAAAATGCAACCATTTGCAAAAGAGTTAGATAACGATTTTCCGTACCACGTGTACTACCTCAACCACTGTGGTTTTGGAGATTCACACGCTGTCCATATGGTATTTAAAGGCGTTGAAGGCAAAGTCACTTTGTTTCTAACCCCGACACCATCAAAATCTACCTTTGATTTTGAAAAACAAGGCATGTCAGGCATTGTAGAACCCGTAGGCAATAACAGCATGATCATCGTAGGTGAACAAGGTGAAGATGTCGCCAAAATTGCCGAAAGAATAGCTAAAATCATCAAACCTATGGGCTAA
- a CDS encoding outer membrane protein transport protein yields MNNSRLFKKSLLAVTITTATLASQHALAAGFQLNAQSATGIGRAFAGDAVIADNASVMARNPAAMALFDKMELSLGFESITSMIEVKDVQYVGGAVPVSDTDDVGDTSIAPNIHLIVPVSDKFAWGVNAYSNFGTKTEFSDSYPASEYGGLTDVKSFNLGLAASYRANEHLSVGAGLDIIYGQGTMKRYSGVGMQGGGVPLGTALLDVDKADGWAFGFNIGTVYELDENNRFGLSYRYSPEFEAKDDYGQKITLPLPDMAEFSGFHKIEDTQFAVHYSVQWIGWSAFDQIDFENLSATQSPIAAQLAALNGGVYGKQYQWQDGWHYAIGGTYYLNSDWTLRAGYMYDTSAQDDVTSISVPDSDRQWFSAGFTYHLDTASEIDFGFTYLMGDDVNVTETSSGTPLTATTHADAILVGLQYSRSF; encoded by the coding sequence ATGAACAACTCGCGTCTGTTTAAAAAGTCGCTTTTAGCAGTGACAATCACAACCGCAACACTAGCCTCTCAGCACGCTCTCGCTGCAGGCTTCCAGCTCAACGCTCAATCTGCGACAGGTATTGGCCGTGCATTTGCCGGTGATGCTGTTATTGCAGACAACGCGTCTGTAATGGCTCGTAACCCAGCAGCAATGGCTCTATTTGACAAAATGGAGCTGTCTCTAGGTTTTGAAAGCATCACTTCAATGATTGAAGTAAAAGACGTTCAATACGTCGGTGGCGCAGTACCTGTTTCTGATACTGATGATGTAGGTGATACGTCTATCGCACCTAATATCCACCTAATTGTTCCTGTAAGCGATAAATTCGCTTGGGGTGTGAACGCTTACTCTAACTTCGGTACTAAAACTGAGTTTTCTGATAGCTACCCTGCTTCAGAATATGGTGGTTTAACTGACGTTAAAAGCTTCAACCTTGGTCTTGCAGCTTCTTACCGCGCTAATGAACACCTAAGTGTTGGTGCGGGTCTTGATATCATCTATGGTCAAGGCACAATGAAACGCTACTCTGGCGTTGGCATGCAAGGCGGTGGCGTTCCACTAGGTACAGCTCTTTTGGATGTAGATAAAGCAGACGGTTGGGCATTTGGCTTTAACATCGGTACTGTTTATGAGCTAGACGAAAACAACCGATTCGGCCTTTCTTACCGCTACAGCCCAGAGTTTGAAGCGAAAGATGACTATGGTCAAAAAATCACTCTTCCTTTGCCAGATATGGCAGAGTTTTCAGGCTTCCACAAAATCGAAGACACTCAGTTCGCAGTTCACTACAGCGTTCAGTGGATTGGTTGGAGCGCATTTGACCAAATCGATTTTGAAAACCTAAGCGCAACTCAGTCTCCAATTGCAGCACAACTAGCAGCACTAAACGGTGGTGTTTATGGTAAGCAATATCAATGGCAAGATGGCTGGCACTACGCAATCGGTGGTACATACTACTTGAATAGCGATTGGACACTACGTGCTGGTTACATGTACGACACAAGTGCGCAAGATGACGTAACGTCTATCTCTGTTCCTGATTCAGATCGTCAATGGTTCTCTGCTGGTTTCACATACCACTTAGATACAGCGTCTGAAATCGACTTTGGTTTCACCTACCTAATGGGTGACGATGTTAATGTAACTGAAACATCTTCGGGTACGCCATTAACAGCGACAACGCATGCAGATGCAATTCTAGTCGGCTTACAATACAGCCGCAGCTTCTAA
- a CDS encoding outer membrane protein transport protein has protein sequence MKSNKSLVSVAVAFGLVTASTSVTAAGFQLAEYSATGLGRAYAGEAAMADNASAQWRNPAMLTYLEGTQISVGAIYVNPNLDVEGEINGALPTSSSDFANDAVIPNFYLSHQLNDKWALGFALGTNYGMETKLGSDFAATHFGNEAMVKTVEANTNIAYKIDERISIGGGIRFVTGEGHFGATSPAQTPLPKGTPLKYMEGDDTAWGWQIGAAWQINENHRIGLSYKSEVELSLSGTAKLFDKNSLSVLNDTGSMDLELPATAELASYHQLTEDLAVHFGVNWTDWSSFKELYADLNTLPSQTVKVENWEDNYRFAMGATYQVLPELAVRTGVAYDTSAVSDQNRTITIPETDRTWLSVGATYDFTAQFSLDAGFTYIFAKDADIKESRGYPSDDIAQAIGGQFTGTTSGNVWLIGLQANYTF, from the coding sequence ATGAAATCAAATAAATCCCTTGTTTCCGTAGCGGTTGCCTTTGGCCTCGTTACTGCTTCTACTTCAGTAACTGCTGCGGGCTTCCAGCTTGCAGAATATTCAGCAACCGGTCTTGGCCGTGCTTATGCTGGTGAAGCAGCAATGGCAGACAATGCCAGCGCACAATGGCGTAACCCTGCAATGCTGACGTACTTAGAAGGTACACAGATCTCCGTCGGTGCAATCTATGTGAATCCGAACCTAGACGTTGAGGGAGAAATCAACGGTGCACTACCTACCTCATCTTCAGACTTTGCTAATGATGCAGTCATTCCAAACTTTTACCTTTCCCACCAACTAAATGATAAGTGGGCACTTGGCTTTGCACTTGGTACCAACTATGGCATGGAAACCAAACTAGGAAGCGATTTTGCCGCAACACACTTTGGCAACGAAGCTATGGTAAAAACCGTCGAAGCAAACACGAATATTGCATACAAAATTGATGAACGTATTAGCATTGGTGGTGGTATTCGCTTTGTAACGGGCGAAGGCCATTTTGGCGCGACTTCTCCAGCACAAACGCCACTTCCAAAGGGCACCCCCCTAAAATATATGGAAGGTGATGATACAGCCTGGGGCTGGCAAATCGGTGCGGCATGGCAAATTAATGAAAATCATCGTATTGGCCTGAGCTATAAATCAGAAGTAGAGCTTAGCCTTTCAGGCACAGCAAAACTGTTTGATAAAAATAGCTTGTCCGTACTTAATGACACTGGTTCGATGGATTTGGAATTACCAGCTACAGCAGAACTCGCTAGTTACCATCAATTGACCGAAGACTTAGCTGTACATTTTGGGGTTAACTGGACAGATTGGAGCAGCTTTAAAGAGCTGTATGCAGATCTCAACACTTTGCCTTCACAAACCGTAAAAGTGGAAAATTGGGAAGACAACTACCGCTTTGCTATGGGTGCTACTTACCAAGTTCTGCCTGAACTTGCGGTTCGTACTGGTGTAGCCTACGACACTTCAGCAGTAAGTGATCAAAACCGCACGATCACTATCCCTGAGACAGATCGTACATGGCTAAGTGTTGGTGCCACTTACGACTTCACAGCACAATTCTCACTGGACGCAGGCTTTACTTACATTTTTGCTAAAGATGCTGACATCAAAGAATCTCGTGGTTACCCATCCGACGATATTGCTCAGGCAATCGGTGGTCAATTCACAGGAACAACATCTGGTAATGTGTGGCTGATTGGCTTACAAGCGAATTACACATTCTAA